A DNA window from Buttiauxella agrestis contains the following coding sequences:
- a CDS encoding nucleoside permease — protein MNLKLQLKVLSFLQFCLWGSWLTTLGSYMFVTLKFDGAAIGAVYSSLGIAAVFMPTLLGIIADKWISARWLYAGCHVVGAITLYFAAQVTSPSAMFIVILLNSLAYMPTLGLVNTISYYRLQSAGMDIVSDFPPIRIWGTIGFIFAMWGVSFSGFELSHMQLYIGAILSVVLALFTLTLPHIPVANAQKNQSWSSMLGLDAFALFKNKRMAIFFIFSMLLGAELQITNMFGNTFLHSFDQNPLFASSFIVEHASVLMSISQISETVFILTIPFFLIRYGIKNVMLISIVAWMLRFGLFAFGDPTPMGTMLLVLSMIVYGCAFDFFNISGSVFVEKEVRPEIRASAQGMFLMMTNGFGCILGGIVSGKVVEHYTLQGITDWQTVWLIFAGYSLVLAFAFVALFKYKHVRTPAAIQPAV, from the coding sequence ATGAACCTTAAGCTGCAGCTTAAAGTACTATCGTTTCTGCAGTTCTGCTTGTGGGGAAGCTGGCTGACGACGCTCGGCTCATACATGTTTGTCACCCTCAAGTTTGATGGTGCAGCCATCGGTGCTGTATACAGTTCATTGGGTATTGCTGCGGTATTTATGCCGACGCTACTCGGTATTATTGCGGACAAATGGATTAGTGCGCGCTGGCTCTACGCGGGTTGTCATGTGGTAGGTGCCATTACATTGTATTTTGCAGCCCAGGTGACTTCACCGAGTGCGATGTTTATCGTAATTCTGCTGAACTCACTGGCTTACATGCCAACGTTAGGGCTGGTGAACACGATTTCTTACTATCGCCTGCAATCGGCGGGAATGGATATCGTCAGTGACTTCCCGCCTATTCGTATCTGGGGAACCATTGGCTTTATCTTCGCGATGTGGGGCGTGAGCTTCTCAGGCTTTGAACTCAGCCACATGCAGCTTTATATCGGCGCAATATTGTCAGTAGTCCTCGCACTGTTCACTTTGACCCTGCCGCATATTCCGGTTGCTAATGCACAGAAAAACCAAAGCTGGAGCTCAATGTTAGGGCTGGATGCGTTCGCGTTGTTCAAAAACAAACGCATGGCTATCTTCTTCATCTTCTCAATGCTGCTGGGTGCCGAACTGCAAATTACCAATATGTTCGGTAATACCTTCCTGCACAGCTTTGACCAGAACCCGCTGTTTGCCAGTAGCTTTATTGTCGAACATGCGTCGGTGCTGATGTCTATTTCGCAGATTTCTGAAACCGTCTTTATCCTGACGATTCCATTCTTCCTGATTCGCTACGGTATCAAGAATGTGATGCTTATCAGTATCGTCGCGTGGATGTTGCGCTTCGGCCTGTTTGCTTTTGGCGACCCAACGCCGATGGGCACCATGCTGCTGGTGCTGTCGATGATCGTCTACGGTTGCGCCTTCGACTTCTTCAACATTTCCGGTTCCGTGTTTGTTGAAAAAGAAGTCAGACCAGAAATCCGTGCCAGCGCACAGGGCATGTTCCTGATGATGACAAACGGCTTTGGTTGCATTCTGGGCGGGATTGTCAGCGGTAAAGTGGTTGAGCATTACACACTGCAAGGTATCACCGACTGGCAAACCGTATGGCTGATTTTCGCCGGTTACTCGCTGGTGCTGGCCTTCGCCTTCGTCGCACTGTTTAAATATAAACATGTCAGAACGCCAGCGGCCATCCAGCCAGCAGTCTGA
- a CDS encoding ornithine decarboxylase — protein sequence MKSLKIAASHDVVATLSTHREIVTLDSTDFTDIAAVVLSVADSRSGILALLKRTGFSIPVFLAADNLSGEQEGITGLIKGDAQDYLELETAAVDYEESLLPPFFDTLTKYVAMENSTFACPGHQHGEFFKKHPAGRQFYEFFGENLFRADMCNADVKLGDLLIHEGSAKHAQKFAAKVFNADKTYFVLNGTSAANKVVTNALLTRGDLVLFDRNNHKSNHHGALIQAGATPVYLEAARNPFGFIGGIDAHCFDEKYLRELIAEVAPERAQEKRPFRLAVIQLGTYDGTVYNARQVVDNIGHLCDYILFDSAWVGYEQFIPMMADCSPLLLDLNENDPGIFVTQSVHKQQAGFSQTSQIHKKDNHLRGQDRFCPHKRLNNAFMLHASTSPFYPLFAALDVNAKIHEGESGRRLWAECVVQGIEARKAIIASCKMIKPFIPPVVAGKPWQDHPTATIAQERRFFSFEPGEKWHGFEGYAQDEYFVDPCKLLLTTPGIDPQTGQYSEFGVPAAILANYLRENGIVPEKSDLNSILFLLTPAESTEKMAHLVAMLAQFEQHIEDDTPLADVLPTIYQKYSQRYKGYTLRQLCQEMHDLYVSFEVKDLQKAMFRKASLPAVAMNPQDAHSEFIRGNVELARLSQSEGRIAAEGALPYPPGVLCVVPGEVWGSAALRYFLALEEGVNMLPGFSPELQGVYSETDADGIKRLYGYVIKA from the coding sequence ATGAAATCTTTGAAAATTGCCGCCAGCCACGATGTGGTTGCTACTTTGTCTACACATCGCGAAATCGTCACGCTTGATAGCACTGATTTCACCGATATTGCCGCCGTCGTGCTTTCCGTGGCGGATAGCCGCAGCGGTATTCTGGCGTTGCTCAAACGCACGGGCTTTTCGATTCCTGTCTTTTTAGCGGCTGATAATCTCTCAGGCGAGCAAGAAGGCATTACCGGGCTGATAAAAGGCGATGCGCAGGATTATCTGGAGCTGGAAACCGCGGCCGTTGATTATGAAGAAAGCCTGTTACCGCCTTTCTTCGATACGCTGACGAAATATGTCGCGATGGAAAACAGCACTTTTGCCTGTCCTGGCCATCAACACGGTGAGTTTTTCAAAAAACATCCGGCTGGCCGCCAGTTCTATGAATTCTTCGGCGAGAATTTGTTCCGCGCCGATATGTGCAATGCGGACGTCAAACTCGGTGATTTGCTGATTCATGAAGGATCGGCAAAGCATGCGCAGAAGTTCGCGGCCAAAGTGTTTAACGCGGATAAAACCTATTTCGTGCTGAACGGCACGTCGGCGGCGAATAAAGTCGTCACCAATGCGCTGTTAACTCGTGGCGATCTGGTGCTATTTGACCGTAACAATCATAAATCAAACCACCATGGGGCGTTGATCCAGGCGGGGGCAACACCGGTTTATCTCGAGGCGGCTCGCAATCCGTTTGGTTTTATCGGTGGTATTGATGCGCACTGCTTCGATGAGAAATATTTGCGTGAGCTTATTGCGGAGGTGGCTCCAGAACGTGCGCAGGAAAAACGTCCGTTCCGCCTGGCAGTAATCCAGCTCGGGACTTACGATGGCACGGTTTATAACGCGCGTCAGGTGGTGGATAACATCGGCCATCTTTGTGATTACATTCTGTTTGATTCTGCCTGGGTCGGTTACGAACAATTTATCCCGATGATGGCTGACTGTTCGCCGCTTTTGCTGGATCTTAACGAGAACGATCCGGGGATCTTTGTCACGCAATCGGTACATAAGCAGCAGGCGGGCTTCTCGCAGACTTCGCAGATCCATAAGAAAGATAACCATCTGCGCGGCCAGGATCGTTTTTGCCCGCATAAGCGGCTGAACAATGCCTTTATGCTGCATGCCTCAACCAGCCCGTTCTATCCGTTATTTGCCGCACTCGATGTGAATGCGAAGATCCATGAAGGGGAGAGTGGCCGCCGCCTGTGGGCGGAATGTGTGGTGCAGGGCATCGAAGCGCGCAAAGCCATTATCGCCAGCTGTAAGATGATCAAACCGTTTATTCCACCTGTGGTAGCGGGCAAGCCGTGGCAGGATCATCCGACTGCAACCATCGCGCAGGAGCGTCGTTTCTTCAGCTTTGAACCGGGCGAAAAATGGCATGGCTTTGAAGGGTATGCGCAAGATGAGTATTTTGTCGATCCTTGCAAACTGCTGCTGACGACACCGGGGATTGATCCGCAAACCGGTCAGTACTCTGAGTTTGGCGTACCTGCGGCGATCCTCGCAAATTACCTGCGTGAGAATGGAATTGTTCCTGAGAAATCGGATCTGAATTCGATTTTATTCTTACTGACGCCTGCCGAAAGCACTGAAAAGATGGCGCATCTGGTGGCGATGCTGGCCCAATTTGAACAGCATATTGAAGACGATACGCCGCTGGCGGATGTGCTGCCGACTATCTATCAGAAATATTCACAGCGTTATAAAGGCTACACGCTGCGCCAGCTTTGCCAGGAAATGCATGATCTTTATGTCAGCTTTGAAGTGAAGGATCTGCAAAAAGCGATGTTCCGCAAAGCCAGCCTGCCTGCAGTCGCGATGAATCCGCAGGATGCTCATAGCGAGTTTATTCGTGGCAATGTGGAGCTGGCGCGTCTGAGCCAGTCGGAAGGGCGTATCGCAGCTGAGGGCGCGTTACCGTATCCACCGGGCGTGTTGTGCGTAGTGCCTGGCGAAGTGTGGGGCAGTGCCGCGCTGCGTTACTTCCTGGCTCTTGAAGAGGGTGTGAATATGCTGCCAGGTTTCTCACCGGAATTGCAGGGCGTGTATAGCGAAACGGATGCTGACGGAATTAAGCGTTTGTACGGATATGTAATTAAGGCGTAA
- a CDS encoding DUF1971 domain-containing protein, translated as MATRIPADYKHTRSTPFWNKDSVPKALLTHHNTRKDVYGRLSVMAGAVKYIGFKNENDTVAEIEMVIEEGHFGVSPPQYWHRIELLTEDTYFNIDFFAAPEAELEGKGFGQVVNTAKS; from the coding sequence ATGGCAACTCGCATCCCGGCAGATTACAAACACACTCGTTCTACTCCCTTCTGGAATAAAGACTCGGTTCCAAAAGCATTGCTGACCCACCACAACACCAGGAAAGATGTTTATGGGCGGTTGTCAGTCATGGCTGGAGCGGTGAAATACATCGGTTTTAAAAATGAAAACGACACTGTTGCTGAGATAGAAATGGTTATTGAGGAAGGCCACTTTGGTGTCAGCCCGCCGCAATATTGGCACCGCATCGAGCTATTGACGGAAGACACTTATTTCAATATTGATTTTTTTGCGGCTCCAGAAGCAGAGCTTGAAGGGAAGGGGTTCGGGCAAGTGGTGAATACGGCGAAAAGTTGA
- a CDS encoding HdeD family acid-resistance protein, whose amino-acid sequence MMRLTMILLGVDFLRSHWRGLRHFGWITLIAGIVIFIDALDGSLFFPIEPFACLLLFEGGATLMVAHSGMGGQRILRYVKGSVFSAAALLILAGQHDGNFVLAMIFGMLFLFDGALQIASAVVVRYRRWRPALWGGIIEIALAIFFFQPWPSHYSGTVPYCLGLGLAFAGWNMFILANRVKRAAVNPGLKGAVYMEEADVPEVVEWDGPPADDETALTVHVWTPAGSAPSETIPRPVISRYIAAVDRNGVISTGHAALESPGGIYISLYPAELIDQSPDEFARLLRATPENNVPGRFQPDYATESAKWCPSTRKVRIRNYSEERLKAFWESYRQNESYNLTYRNCSSSVARALEAALEGSVGRLWHKRGFWMAMGKLMSTPELWVALQIRKRAQTMAWTPGLVLDYARALSMLADPRPTGWFNTTSRALKKMLQRRVAWGKGKSGEETAED is encoded by the coding sequence ATGATGCGACTCACCATGATTCTGCTTGGCGTTGATTTTCTGCGTTCTCACTGGCGCGGATTGCGACATTTCGGCTGGATTACCTTGATTGCTGGCATCGTTATCTTCATTGATGCGCTGGATGGTTCACTGTTCTTCCCAATCGAACCTTTCGCCTGTTTACTGCTGTTCGAAGGCGGCGCAACACTGATGGTTGCTCATAGCGGTATGGGTGGACAGCGCATTTTGCGCTACGTCAAAGGCAGTGTCTTTAGTGCTGCGGCATTACTGATTCTGGCCGGTCAGCATGACGGTAATTTTGTGCTGGCGATGATCTTCGGCATGCTTTTTTTATTCGATGGCGCTCTCCAAATTGCTTCTGCCGTCGTGGTGCGTTACCGGCGCTGGCGCCCGGCGTTATGGGGCGGAATTATCGAAATTGCGCTGGCGATATTCTTCTTCCAACCCTGGCCCTCGCACTATTCAGGAACGGTACCCTATTGTCTCGGCCTCGGTCTGGCGTTTGCCGGCTGGAATATGTTTATTCTCGCCAATCGCGTTAAACGCGCCGCTGTAAATCCAGGACTCAAAGGCGCGGTCTATATGGAAGAAGCGGATGTTCCTGAAGTCGTGGAATGGGATGGGCCGCCTGCCGATGACGAAACAGCGCTAACCGTGCATGTATGGACGCCCGCAGGTTCGGCCCCCAGTGAAACCATTCCTCGCCCGGTGATTAGCCGCTATATCGCCGCCGTCGACCGCAACGGTGTTATCTCCACCGGGCACGCCGCTTTAGAATCACCCGGCGGTATTTACATCAGCCTCTACCCTGCGGAATTGATTGACCAGTCACCCGACGAATTTGCCCGCCTGTTGCGTGCCACGCCAGAAAACAATGTTCCGGGGCGCTTCCAGCCTGATTATGCAACCGAATCGGCAAAGTGGTGCCCCTCAACCAGAAAAGTGCGTATCCGCAATTACAGCGAAGAGCGCCTGAAAGCATTTTGGGAAAGTTATCGCCAGAATGAGTCCTACAATCTGACCTATCGGAATTGCTCAAGCAGCGTGGCACGGGCGCTGGAAGCCGCTCTTGAAGGCTCAGTCGGCAGACTTTGGCATAAACGTGGGTTCTGGATGGCAATGGGGAAACTGATGTCGACGCCTGAGCTTTGGGTGGCGCTGCAAATACGCAAACGCGCGCAAACCATGGCCTGGACGCCCGGCTTAGTTCTCGATTACGCCCGCGCACTCAGCATGCTGGCCGATCCGCGCCCTACCGGCTGGTTTAATACTACCAGCCGGGCACTGAAGAAAATGCTTCAGCGCCGTGTGGCCTGGGGAAAAGGTAAAAGCGGAGAGGAAACCGCTGAAGATTAA
- a CDS encoding 8-oxoguanine deaminase yields the protein MSAQRLWIKNPRAVFTANSQDAAGGVVVEGAVIRELVPAGCEPTLSCDAVFDASERVLLPGLINTHHHFYQTLTRAWAPVVNVPLFPWLKQLYPVWARLDAEALALASKVAMAELLLSGCTTTTDHHYLFPQGMEEAIDVQVDVVGELGMRAVLTRGSMSLGEDEGGLPPRHTVQQGETILRDSERLIKRYHQRGEGAWLQIALAPCSPFSVTTEIMRDSAQLAQREDVRLHTHLAETLDEENFCLQRFGLRTVDYLESVGWLNDRTWLAHGIHFDESEIQRLGRAGVGVCHCPVSNMRLASGMCPTVDLENAGVAIGLGVDGSASNDASNIMYEARQALYLQRLRYGAQAITPQRVLGWATQGSAKLIGRSDIGEIAVGKQADLALFAQDELRFSGSHDPISALLLCGAERAEHVMIGGKWRVTDGNIVGLDVPELISRHRKAAKKLVADS from the coding sequence ATGTCTGCACAACGTTTATGGATCAAAAATCCCCGCGCAGTTTTTACCGCAAATTCCCAGGACGCCGCAGGCGGTGTGGTGGTTGAAGGGGCGGTCATTCGTGAATTAGTCCCCGCAGGATGCGAACCGACCCTTTCCTGTGATGCGGTATTTGATGCCAGCGAACGGGTTCTGTTACCCGGCCTTATCAACACTCACCATCATTTTTACCAGACGCTGACCCGCGCCTGGGCTCCGGTCGTTAACGTGCCGTTGTTCCCGTGGCTAAAGCAACTTTATCCTGTCTGGGCACGTCTTGACGCGGAAGCGCTGGCGCTTGCCAGTAAAGTCGCGATGGCGGAGTTACTGCTTTCCGGTTGCACGACCACCACTGACCATCACTATCTTTTCCCGCAGGGTATGGAAGAGGCGATTGATGTGCAGGTAGATGTGGTGGGTGAGCTGGGAATGCGTGCTGTGTTAACGCGGGGTTCAATGAGCCTGGGCGAGGATGAAGGGGGGTTGCCACCGCGCCATACCGTGCAGCAAGGCGAGACGATTTTACGCGACAGCGAGCGGCTGATTAAACGTTATCATCAGCGCGGAGAAGGAGCATGGCTGCAAATTGCTCTTGCCCCTTGCTCACCGTTTTCGGTGACCACCGAAATTATGCGTGACAGTGCGCAACTCGCGCAGCGTGAAGACGTGCGTTTGCACACCCATCTGGCTGAAACGCTCGATGAAGAAAATTTCTGCCTGCAACGCTTTGGCCTGCGAACCGTGGATTATCTGGAAAGCGTCGGCTGGCTTAATGACAGAACCTGGCTTGCGCACGGTATCCATTTTGATGAGAGTGAAATTCAGCGCCTGGGGCGTGCGGGAGTGGGCGTTTGTCATTGCCCGGTTTCCAATATGCGCCTCGCATCAGGAATGTGCCCGACGGTGGACTTGGAAAATGCGGGTGTAGCAATTGGTCTGGGCGTTGATGGTTCGGCGTCGAACGATGCGTCAAATATTATGTATGAAGCTCGACAAGCCTTGTATCTGCAACGTTTGCGATACGGCGCTCAAGCCATAACGCCTCAGCGCGTGCTCGGCTGGGCAACGCAAGGCTCGGCGAAACTGATTGGGCGCAGTGATATCGGCGAAATCGCCGTCGGTAAGCAAGCGGATTTGGCGCTGTTTGCGCAAGATGAACTGCGTTTTAGCGGCAGTCACGATCCCATTTCAGCACTACTTTTATGCGGCGCGGAAAGGGCAGAACATGTGATGATTGGCGGGAAATGGCGTGTCACCGATGGCAATATTGTTGGGCTGGATGTGCCTGAACTTATTTCTCGCCACCGCAAGGCTGCAAAGAAACTTGTCGCGGATAGTTAA
- a CDS encoding NlpC/P60 family protein has protein sequence MPHFKKFITLSLFIAPLIVSANSFAFNMPKEFASLGTRAIATKHHTPEKEVLFEKTDYATSASSNSSTEVKTAILEQFSNWKGTRYHLGGTTHKGVDCSALMQHIFNDSFHKSLPRTTTQQIKNGEKVNKEQLEPGDLVFFKTSPGMRHVGVYVGDNKFIHASSSEGVTMSSLANRYWVTHYETARRLEVMG, from the coding sequence ATGCCTCATTTTAAAAAATTTATTACTCTTTCCTTATTTATTGCTCCTTTAATTGTTAGTGCAAATTCCTTTGCTTTTAATATGCCAAAGGAATTTGCATCATTAGGAACAAGGGCGATTGCAACAAAACACCACACGCCTGAAAAAGAAGTGCTCTTTGAAAAAACAGATTATGCCACCTCTGCATCCTCTAATAGTTCCACGGAAGTCAAAACAGCCATATTAGAGCAATTTTCAAACTGGAAAGGAACGCGCTACCACCTGGGTGGAACGACGCATAAAGGCGTGGATTGCTCGGCATTGATGCAACATATTTTTAATGATTCTTTCCATAAATCATTACCCCGCACCACGACGCAGCAAATTAAAAATGGTGAGAAAGTCAATAAAGAACAATTAGAACCGGGTGATTTAGTCTTTTTTAAAACTTCTCCAGGTATGCGTCACGTGGGCGTTTATGTGGGTGATAATAAATTCATTCACGCCTCAAGCAGCGAAGGCGTAACAATGTCTTCCCTCGCGAACCGTTATTGGGTTACGCATTATGAAACGGCTCGACGATTAGAAGTCATGGGGTAA
- a CDS encoding ESA_00282 family adhesion-associated protein, which produces MSSVIFTIILFLLPLCAVLVLMRSAIQPKVKTVTPSSPKLNLSEADEREDYFAKLMLKITPEYYWRVSHEYVDFAHATIKRMSVDELSADPTLFSAQRRCSDLNSAIYRYYDNLRKRCAEGEKVPFADIEVLNLRQCFDEFSHDAYPTLVALVWPHYQRPEVCLANV; this is translated from the coding sequence ATGTCGAGCGTCATTTTCACTATTATTTTATTCTTACTGCCATTGTGCGCGGTATTGGTGCTGATGCGTTCGGCAATACAGCCTAAGGTAAAAACTGTTACGCCATCTTCCCCTAAATTAAATTTATCTGAAGCTGACGAGCGCGAAGATTACTTTGCAAAGTTAATGTTGAAAATTACACCGGAATATTACTGGCGGGTCAGCCACGAATATGTTGATTTTGCCCATGCCACGATAAAACGCATGAGCGTGGATGAACTGAGCGCGGACCCCACATTGTTCAGTGCTCAGAGACGTTGCAGTGATTTAAATTCGGCTATTTACCGATATTACGACAACCTTCGTAAACGTTGCGCGGAGGGCGAAAAAGTTCCGTTTGCAGATATCGAAGTGCTGAATTTGCGCCAGTGCTTTGATGAGTTCAGCCATGACGCTTATCCCACTCTGGTGGCGTTAGTGTGGCCGCATTATCAGCGTCCGGAGGTCTGTCTCGCGAACGTATAA
- a CDS encoding cytoplasmic protein, which yields MSQTPDPINPQPTLSDESEAKKFTLSENITALVQIKNDNIARLAQGKINITSALVEQKWHNRHQIYPFRVKEEIYGAVLSEIIANHPGLKNQILGRLEAVYQQLRNEEAQTLSRTRALLENSYKTPHL from the coding sequence ATGTCACAGACACCAGACCCAATTAATCCCCAACCAACATTATCAGATGAAAGTGAAGCGAAGAAATTTACCTTAAGTGAAAATATTACCGCGCTGGTGCAGATTAAAAATGACAATATCGCTCGTCTTGCGCAGGGGAAAATTAATATCACCTCCGCATTGGTTGAGCAAAAATGGCATAACCGCCATCAAATTTATCCTTTTCGTGTGAAAGAAGAGATTTACGGTGCCGTACTCAGTGAAATTATCGCGAACCACCCAGGGTTAAAAAACCAGATTCTTGGGCGTCTGGAGGCGGTTTATCAGCAGTTGAGAAATGAAGAAGCACAAACACTGTCACGCACGCGTGCGCTGCTGGAAAACAGCTACAAAACACCGCATTTGTGA
- the fucR gene encoding L-fucose operon activator, whose product MKTVRHQELVQLVEHYDNLTTQQLAHLLEVSQETVRRDLRLLQKQGKIVRQHGRAKRINRGADEGGDPFAARLKSHLNSKADIAHRALAWIAPEMVIALDASSTCWYLARLLPDIPLTVFTNSERICQALAKREHIQLISTGGLLQRKYACYINAPLAAQLKSLDIDLFLFSCEGVDSNGTLWDTRSWNADYKTALLKRSAQSLLLIDKSKFDRVSEVRIGERVDVTEIITEGEPCSDALRKVEHAP is encoded by the coding sequence ATGAAAACCGTACGCCATCAGGAACTGGTTCAGCTTGTCGAACACTATGACAATCTCACCACGCAACAACTGGCCCACTTGTTAGAGGTGAGCCAGGAAACCGTGCGGCGCGATCTGCGTTTACTGCAAAAGCAGGGGAAAATTGTTCGTCAGCACGGGCGGGCAAAACGAATTAATCGTGGGGCCGATGAAGGCGGCGATCCTTTTGCTGCGCGCCTGAAAAGCCATCTCAATAGCAAAGCCGATATTGCTCACCGCGCGCTGGCCTGGATTGCCCCCGAAATGGTGATTGCGCTGGATGCCAGTTCCACTTGTTGGTATCTGGCACGTTTGCTGCCTGATATTCCACTGACAGTTTTTACCAACAGCGAGCGGATTTGCCAGGCGCTGGCGAAACGTGAGCACATTCAACTGATCAGCACCGGCGGATTGCTCCAGCGTAAATATGCTTGCTATATCAACGCGCCACTCGCGGCGCAGCTCAAATCACTGGATATCGATCTGTTCCTTTTTTCCTGCGAAGGCGTGGATAGCAATGGAACGTTATGGGACACGCGGAGCTGGAATGCGGATTACAAAACCGCGCTGCTCAAGCGTTCTGCCCAGTCACTGTTGTTGATCGATAAGAGCAAATTTGATCGTGTCAGTGAGGTGCGGATCGGCGAGCGGGTGGATGTGACTGAAATTATTACCGAAGGTGAGCCATGTTCGGATGCTTTGCGCAAAGTCGAGCATGCGCCATAA
- the fucU gene encoding L-fucose mutarotase, which yields MLKNISPLISPTLLKVLAEMGHGDEIIFADAHFPAHSIGPQVIRADGVLVSDLLAAVIPLFELDSYAPPLVMMAPVSGDELDNRVEQRYRQALFNEDHGPAIERIDRYAFYERAQHAFAIVITGERAKYGNILLKKGVTP from the coding sequence ATGCTGAAAAATATCTCACCGCTAATTTCCCCAACGCTTTTGAAAGTGCTCGCTGAGATGGGGCATGGAGATGAAATTATCTTCGCCGATGCACATTTTCCCGCTCATAGCATTGGCCCGCAGGTGATACGCGCAGATGGCGTGCTGGTAAGCGATTTGCTGGCGGCGGTGATCCCACTTTTTGAACTCGATAGCTATGCGCCACCGCTGGTGATGATGGCTCCGGTCAGTGGTGATGAACTGGATAATCGCGTTGAGCAGCGTTACCGCCAGGCTCTGTTCAATGAAGATCACGGGCCTGCGATTGAGCGCATAGATCGTTATGCATTTTATGAACGCGCCCAACACGCCTTTGCGATCGTCATCACAGGCGAGCGGGCGAAGTACGGCAACATCTTGTTAAAGAAGGGCGTCACCCCCTAA
- the fucK gene encoding L-fuculokinase, with the protein MKQEAVLVLDCGATNVRAMAVGREGRIVAKAAVANESRISAENPHWHDWSLDDILQRLQQCSREVMEQLSGWEIRAITVTTFGVDGALTDPRGELLYPIISWKCPRTVEHMAAINSMISPQDLQTLSGVGQFSFNTLYKLLWLKQHHAELVERADAWLFISSLINQRLTGELTTDRTMAGTSQLLDIHNARFSEAILQAVGLPERLFPRQVIPGEVIGTLLPHIASNFGLSPDIPVISAGHDTQFALFGSGAGLSQPVLSSGTWEILMVRSPTVNTALLPGYAGSTCELDSMPGLYNPGLQWLASGVLEWVRHLHWYDVEPGLVYQQMIAAAQKVEPGCEGLRMDSRLMARPSNAGWQGATLSTTRGHFYRAALESLSWQLRNNLQVLESIGGFKAQELLLVGGGSRNALWNQIKADILGLPIKVLDDAETTVLGAAMFAWSGCGVFSSPEQARAQIDYQYRYFYPGEQCEVYRNFAENGV; encoded by the coding sequence ATGAAGCAAGAAGCCGTGTTGGTATTAGATTGTGGGGCAACCAATGTGCGGGCTATGGCCGTTGGCCGCGAGGGGCGAATCGTTGCCAAAGCGGCGGTTGCCAATGAAAGCCGGATTTCGGCCGAGAACCCACACTGGCATGACTGGTCGCTCGACGACATTCTCCAGCGTTTGCAGCAGTGTTCCCGGGAAGTAATGGAGCAACTGAGCGGCTGGGAAATTCGCGCAATAACCGTCACCACTTTTGGTGTGGATGGCGCGTTAACCGATCCACGCGGTGAATTGCTGTACCCGATTATTAGCTGGAAATGCCCGCGCACCGTGGAACATATGGCGGCAATTAACAGCATGATTTCGCCGCAGGATTTACAAACGCTGTCGGGTGTCGGCCAATTCAGCTTTAACACCCTCTACAAATTGTTGTGGCTAAAACAGCACCATGCTGAACTTGTCGAGCGCGCCGACGCGTGGCTGTTTATTTCATCTTTAATTAACCAACGTCTGACGGGTGAACTGACCACTGACCGCACGATGGCGGGCACCAGCCAATTGCTCGATATCCATAACGCTCGATTCAGCGAGGCTATTTTGCAGGCGGTGGGCTTACCTGAGCGGCTCTTCCCACGCCAGGTGATTCCTGGAGAAGTCATCGGCACGTTGCTCCCGCACATCGCGTCAAACTTTGGGTTATCCCCTGACATTCCGGTGATTTCTGCGGGCCACGACACGCAGTTTGCGCTGTTTGGGTCGGGGGCTGGGCTTTCTCAACCGGTGCTTTCCTCTGGGACCTGGGAAATCTTAATGGTGCGCAGCCCGACGGTAAATACCGCGCTGTTGCCGGGTTATGCCGGTTCAACCTGCGAGTTGGACAGCATGCCGGGTTTATATAATCCAGGCCTACAGTGGCTGGCTTCCGGCGTGCTGGAATGGGTACGTCATCTTCACTGGTACGATGTTGAGCCTGGGCTGGTTTATCAGCAGATGATCGCGGCTGCGCAAAAGGTTGAACCGGGTTGCGAAGGTCTGCGGATGGATAGCAGGCTAATGGCACGCCCGTCAAATGCGGGCTGGCAGGGCGCAACGCTTTCAACAACGCGTGGGCATTTTTATCGCGCCGCTCTGGAAAGTCTGAGCTGGCAGTTACGCAATAATTTGCAGGTTCTGGAATCTATCGGCGGCTTTAAGGCGCAAGAGTTGTTGCTGGTGGGCGGTGGTAGTCGCAATGCGCTGTGGAACCAGATAAAAGCGGACATTCTCGGCTTGCCGATTAAAGTGTTGGACGATGCCGAAACCACGGTACTGGGCGCGGCGATGTTTGCCTGGTCTGGTTGCGGCGTATTTAGTTCACCTGAGCAGGCGCGAGCGCAGATTGATTACCAATATCGTTATTTTTATCCGGGCGAACAATGCGAGGTTTATCGCAATTTTGCTGAAAATGGAGTGTGA